Proteins encoded in a region of the Anopheles aquasalis chromosome 2, idAnoAquaMG_Q_19, whole genome shotgun sequence genome:
- the LOC126572374 gene encoding uncharacterized protein LOC126572374 has translation MERRSLKSSRCGGSITSTPGPMRMWCALLGAAFTLESKLLERNYLNGNRTDECTICTHDIDASQRMVALCGHTFHRCCVMVWMRTYGYCPDCRPSRV, from the exons ATGGAACGAAGAAGTTTGAAAAGTTCGCGGTGCGGGGGTAGCATCACATCTACGCCCGGTCCTATGCGTATGTGGTGCGCGTTGCTGGGTGCCGCGTTTACGCTGGAAAGCAAGCTGCTGGAACGAAACTACCTCAACGGAAATCG GACCGACGAGTGCACGATTTGCACGCACGATATTGATGCGAGTCAGCGAATGGTGGCCCTGTGCGGTCACACGTTCCATCGGTGCTGTGTGATGGTATGGATGCGCACCTACGGTTACTGTCCGGACTGTCGTCCGAGCAGAGTGTAA